The DNA sequence TGCATGGCGGCATTGCCCATGACGGAGAACACCGGCACCGGGTCCAGGTCGCCCGGCTGCTCTTCCAGGATGGCCAGGTTGATGGTGCGGCCATCGATGCGCGGCGGGGTACCGGTCTTCAGGCGCCCTTGCGGCAGCTTCAATTCCTTCAGGCGCGCCGACAGCGAAACGGCCGGCGGATCACCGGCACGGCCACCGGAATAATTGTTCAGGCCGACGTGGATCTTCCCATCCAGGAAAGTCCCCGCGGTCAGCACCACGGCCCTGCCGGCGAAACGGATACCGGCCTGGGTGATGGCGCCGACGACGCGATCGCCTTCCAGCATCAGGTCATCCACCGCCTGCTGGAACAGCCACAGGTTGGGCTGGTTTTCCAGGCGCGAACGGATCGCCGCCTTGTACAGGATGCGGTCGGCCTGGGCGCGGGTGGCGCGCACGGCCGGCCCCTTGGAGGAATTGAGGATGCGGAACTGGATACCGGCTTCATCGGTGGCAATCGCCATCGCCCCACCCATGGCATCGACTTCCTTGACCAGGTGGCCCTTGCCGATCCCGCCGATGGAGGGATTGCAGGACATCTGGCCCAAGGTCTCGATGTTGTGCGTCAGGAGCAGGGTTTTCTGGCCCATGCGTGCTGCGGCCAGTGCAGCTTCGGTGCCGGCGTGACCGCCGCCAACGACAATGACGTCAAATTGTGTGGGGAATAGCATGATGCGGGCCTCGCGCAGAGGTGAGAACAGAGGCGAGATTATAAGACCTTTTATCCGAGGGGGTCGGGAGCCCGGTCTTGGGCTGTTGGTTTACCGCACTTCCCTGCCCTGCCGGACACTATCGGCGAGCCATTGCGATAGCTTCGGCTGATCAATGAAACATTCACGGGGACTGTTTCACGTGAAACAGAGGGCTGGCTTTGCCGCTGGAAGGCATCAAATGAAGAAAAAAACGGAGCCTCTCGGCTCCGCCTTTTACCAGGGCTTTGGGTGTTTCACGTGAAACATCGCTGGTGAAGTTTTCTTATTTGAGGAAGGCGTCATAACTCGACTTCAAGATCAATGCTCCCACCACGACCAGGAACAACTTGCGCACGAACACGCTGCCATGCTTCATGGCCAATCGAGTGCCCACCAACGAGCCGCCAATATTGAAGACGGCCATCAGCAAACCCAGTTGCCAGATCACGTGGCCGCTATAGCCGAACCAGCACAAGGCGGCCAGGTTGGTGGAAATGTTGACGAACTTGGAGACCGCCGAGGCCGACAGGAAGTCATAGCTGAATACGCGCACGAACAGGAAGACCAGGAAGCTGCCGGTCCCTGGGCCGAATACGCCATCGTAGAAACCGATGACCGCACCGATCAGGGCAGCATAGATCATCTCGCGGCTACCGGTCAGCGTCGGCGCATGGGTCGTGCCGAAGTCCTTCTTCTTCAGGGTATAGAGCGCCACCGCGATCAGGACGAAGGGCAAGGCCTTGCGGATCAGATCAGTGGGAATATGGGTGACCACATAGGCGCCGAAGAAGGAACAGGCAAACGCCGCCATCGCTGCCGGGGTGACCGTACTCCAGCGCACCGCTACCTTGCGGGCAAAATTGATGGCCGCCGCGCTGGTGCCCATCACCCCGGCGACCTTGTTGGTCCCAAGCAGGGTCGCCGGCGCCGTGTTAGGAAAGACCGAGAACAGCGTCGGCACCAGGACCAGGCCACCGCCGCCGACCACGGCATCGATCAAGCCAGCCACGAAGGCTGCGCCACACAGGACCAGGTCATCAAGCATGATCGCCCTCCCCTGTGGATAAGAACAAATCGGGAACGCGAGGCGATACTGCTGAAGCCGGGGTGTGCATAAGATAAGACGCAGTCAAGGTGGGATAAAGGCCGGCCCACATTCTACCGCCCTGCTTTGTACAGCATCAGCAACAGCAGCCACCCCTTAGCGTCTGTTGCGAAACATCCCGGCCCTGTTCTGCCCACCAAAGTCTGTGGACAAAAAATTACCGCCGGGAAATCACCTTTCGGTGACTTGCCGGCGGTTTGCGGATCGGCAAAGAGCCTAGTGCGAACTCTTGGCCTGCCCTTTCCGGGTCAGCGCCAGGATCTCCCCGACGATACCCTTGCGGAAGGCCAGCACACAGACGATGAAGATGAAGCCCGTGACCACGGTCACCGAATCGCCCAGGGTATTGAACCAGTCGATGTTGGTGGTGCTGGCCAGCCAGGTACCGATGTCGCCCAGCTTGTTCTCCAGCATGATGATGATGACCGCGCCGACGATGGGACCGACGATGGTGCCCAGGCCGCCCACCAGAGTCATCAACACCACCAGGCCGGACATGCTCCAGTGCACGTCGGTCAGGGTCTCGAAGCCCAGCACCAGGGTCTTGGTGGCGCCAGCCAGACCTGACAGCGCTGCCGAGAGCACGAAAGCCAGCAGCTTGTAGCGCGCCACGTCATAACCCAGCGAGATGGCGCGCGGTTCGTTCTCCTTGATGGCCTTCAAGACCTGTCCGAACGGCGAATGGATGGTGCGCACGATCAAGGCGAAACCTGCTACGGCAATGGCCAGCACCACGTAGTACAGGGTCATGTCGTTTTCCAGATTGAGCACGCCCAGCAACTTGCCGCGCGGCACCCCCTGCAAGCCATCCTCGCCACCGGTGAACGGCACCTGCAAGGCCACGAAGAACAGCATCTGCGCCAGCGCCAGCGTGATCATGGTGAAGTAGATACCCTGGCGACGGATTGCCAGCAGCCCCATCACCAGGCCGATCAGGGCGCCGGTCAGGGTGCCGATCACCAGGCCCAATTCGGTGGGCAAACCCCACACCTTCAGCGCCTGACCGCACATGTAGCCGGCCCAGCCCAGGAAGGCGGCATGGCCGAAGGACAGCAGGCCGGTATAGCCGATCAGCAGGTTGAAGGCGCAGGCAAACAGCGCAAAGCACAGCATCTTCATCAGGAACACCGGGTAGATGCCGAACGGTGCCGCCAACAGCAATATTAGTAAAACAGCAATTCCGAGTTTCTTGTTCATGCCGGTCTCCGATTATTTCTCTTTGCCGAACAGGCCGGCCGGACGGACCATCAGGACGATGGCCATGATGATGAAGACCACGGTGGCCGACAGTTCCGGGTAGAACACCCGGGTCAGTCCTTCCACCAAGCCCAGCAGCAGACCGGTGATGATGGAGCCGAGGATGGAGCCCATGCCGCCGATGACCACCACCGCGAAGACGGTGATGATCAAGTTGGACCCCATCAGCGGCGAGACCTGGATCACGGGCGCGGCCAGCACGCCGGCAAAGGCGGCCAGGGCGACGCCGAAGCCATAGGTCAGGGTCACCATCAGCGGCACATTGATGCCGAAGGCCTCCACCATCTTGGGGTTCTCGGTACCGGCGCGCAGATACGCGCCAAGACGCGTCTTCTCGATGACGAACCAGGTTGCGAAGCACACCACCAACGAGGCCACGACGACCCAGGCGCGATAGTTGGGCAGCACCATGAAGCCGAGGTTGGTCGCCCCCTGCAGCAGGTCAGGTACCGAATACGGCTGGCCGGAGACGCCATAGATGGAGCGGAAGATGCCCTCGATCATCAGTGTGATACCGAAGGTCAGCAAGAGGCCATACAGGTGATCCAGCTTGTAGAGCCAGCGCAGCATGGTCTTTTCGATCAGGATGCCGAACAGCCCCACCAGGATCGGCGCCACGATGAGCATGACCCAGTAGTTCAGTCCCAGATAGGTCAAGCCCATCCAGGCCAGGAACGCGCCCAGCATGTACAGCGTGCCGTGCGCGAAGTTGATCACGTTGAGCAAGCCAAAGATCACCGCCAGGCCCAGCGAGAGCATGGCGTAGAAGGAGCCGTTGACCAGGCCCAGCAGCAGCTGGCTCAACAAGGCTTGCAGGGGTATGCCGAATAGTTCCATAAAAACCCGTTCATCCAGGGGGTAAAGAACGCCATCGCCCACAGCAAAAATCTGTCATCCCCGGGTGAGCAGAAATGACAGATTTTGCGGGGCTATGCGATGGCCTTACTGCTACGTTGCGACGTCGTGCTTACTTCCAGGCCGCGCACTTGGATTCGGCCTTGGTGGTCCAGGCCTGCTCGCCAGGAATGGTCTGCACCAGCTTGTAGTAGTCCCACGGATACTTGGATTCCGACTGGGCCTTGACCTGGTACAGGTACATGTCGTGCACCACACGGCCATCGGCGCGCAGGTAACCGTTCTTCTGGTACATGTCATTGAACTTGGCCTTGCGCAGGGCCGCCATCACCTTGTCGGAATCATCGGTGCCGATTTCCTTGACGATCTTCAGGTACTGCAGCGCAGCCGAGTAGTCGGCCGCTTGCAAGGAAGACGGCATTTTCTTGCGCACGGCGAAGTAGCGCTTGGCGAAGGCACGGGTGTCGTCGTTGGTATCCCAATACCAGCTATCGGTCAGGTACAGGCCTTCGGTGTTCTTCAGGGTCAGCGAGTGCACGTCATTGATGAACACCAGCAAGCCGGCCAACTTGGCGGTCTTGGTAATGCCGAATTCATTGGCCGCCTTCACCGAATTGATGAAGTCACCACCGGCATTGGCCAGGCCGATGATCTGGGCCTTGGAGCTTTGTGCCTGCAGCAGGAAGGAAGAGAAGTCGGAAGCGCCCAGTGGGTGCTTGACCGAACCCACCACGGTGCCCCCCGAAGCCTTCACCACGTTGGCGGTATCGGCTTCCAGCGAGTGGCCGAAGGCATAGTCGGCGGTCAGGAAGAACCAGCTCTTGCCGCCCTGCTTGACCACCGCCGAACCGGTACCCTTGGCCAGGGCCACGGTATCGTAGGCGTAGTGCATGGTGTAAGGCGAGCACTCTTCATTGGTCAGGCGGGCCGTGCCGGCGCCGACTGCAATATAGACCTTCTTCTTTTCGGCGGCGACCTTGGCGCTGGCCAGGGCAGTGCCGGAATTGGTGCCGCCGATGAGCACATCCACGCCCTGCTGGTCGAACCATTCACGGGCCTTGCTGGCGGCCACATCGGCCTTGTTCTGGTGGTCGGCCACGACCAGTTCGATCTTCTTGCCGTTGATGGCGCCGCCCATGTCGGCAATGGCCATCTTGATGGCTTCGGCGCCACCCTGGCCGTCGATGTCGGAATACACGCCAGAGATATCGGTGATGAAGCCGATCTTGATTACATCACCCGAGATCTGGGCCGAAGCCGGTGCCGTCGCGAATGCCGCAGCGGCGGCGGTGACGGCCAGTGCCATTGCCTTGAGTTTCATTTTCATCTCCTCTATTTTGGAAGCCCGCTCAATGGTTTCGATGCGAGACAACTGGTGGAACGGGGAGAGGATCACTCACCCCGCGGACGTACTTGTTGGCAGTACTTCTTCTAGCGGTGAAGCTGGTGATACCGGAAAAATCGGGATAGCGGCTCAGACGCCCAGCAGTTCGTTCAAGGTCTGCATCTTCGCTTCCAGCTGCGACGATGCGAAGGATTCGACGATCTGCCCATGTTCCATCACATAGAAACGATCGGCCAGCGGCGCGGCGAAGCGGAAGTTCTGCTCGACCATGACGATGGTGTAGCCCTTGGCCTTCAAGGTCGTGATCATGCGCGCCAAGGCCTGCACGATGACCGGGGCCAGACCTTCGGAAATCTCGTCCAGCAGCAGCAGCCGCGCGCCGGTGCGCAGGATGCGGGCCACCGCCAGCATCTGCTGTTCGCCACCGGACAGGCGCGTACCCTGGCTGTTGCGACGCTCCTTCAGGTTGGGGAACATCTCGTAGATCTCATCGATGGACATGCCGCGATCGGTCTTGGAGACGAAGGGCGGCAGCATCAGGTTTTCTTCCGCCGAGAGCGAAGAGAAGATGCCCCGCTCTTCCGGGCAATAACCGACGCCGTAGTGGGCGATCTTGTGGGTGGCCAGGTGGATGGTTTCCTGGCCGTTGATCTTGATCGAGCCTTTGCGGGTGCCGACCAGTCCCATGATGGAACGCAGTGTGGTAGTTCGGCCTGCGCCGTTGCGGCCCAGCAGCGTGACCACCTCGCCCTGGTGGACGTTGAGATTGACGTTGTGCAGGATGTGCGATTCGCCGTACCAGGATTGCAGATCGCTGATCTGCAATACCAGCGGTGCGGAGGAAGTGGACGTGGTCATGGCAGCAGCATTCATGGTGGCGGTGCTCATCAGTGGGCCCCTTGCAGTTCGCCCGAGGTGCTGCCCATGTAGGCTTCCATCACCTGCGGATTGCGCGAGACTTCTTCATAGCTGCCTTCGGCCAGCAGCGCACCGCGTTGCAGCACGCTGATGCGGTCGCAGATACCGGAGATCACGCTCATGTTGTGCTCCACCATGAGGATGGTGCGGCCCGCCGAGACCTTCTTGATCAGCGCCGTGACCCGGTCCACGTCTTCGTGGCCCATGCCTTGCGTGGGTTCATCGAGCAGCATCAGTTCGGGCTCCATGGCCAAGGTGGTAGCGATCTCCAGCGCGCGCTTGCGGCCATAGGGCAGATCCACCGTGGTGGTGCGGGCAAAACTGGTCAGGTCCACTTCTTCCAGCAGCTGCATGGCGCGCTCATCGAGCTGCTTCAAGCTCTCGCCGTTCTTCCAGAAATGGAAGGAAGTGCCGAGCTTGCGTTGCAGGCCGATGCGCACATTTTCCAGCACGCTCATGTGCGGGAAGACAGCGGAAATCTGGAAGGAACGGATGATGCCCTGGCGCGCGATCTGCGCGGGCGCATCCATGGTGATGTCGCGACCGTTGAACAGGATCTGGCCCGAAGTCGGTACCAGAAACTTGGTCAAGAGATTGAAGCAAGTGGTCTTGCCGGCGCCATTGGGGCCGATCAAGGCATGAATGTGACCGCGCTCAATTTGCAGGTTGACCGCGCTTACTGCCGTGAAACCCTTGAATTCCTTCGTCAGGTTTCGTGTCTCCAGAATGACGTCTGTCATGGTCTCTTTTTCCCTTTGATGCCCGCGCCGGTGGATCCGGTCGTCAAGGCCTGCCTGCTCCGGCTAACCTGCTTCTTTTGGAAGCAGGCACCACCGTTTCATACTGGCGAATCGAGAAGCTAGTTTTAATATTTGGCGCATAGTAGCCGGTTCGTACCATTCATACAATACGTATAAGTACCGTATGGTCCAGCGCTTGAGAAATCACGCTGTCATGCCCGCGACAGCAGGCTGGAAGCGACTTTCTCGGCAATCATGACAGTCGGCGAATTGGTGTTGCCGGAGGTGATGGAGGGCATTACCGAGGCATCGGCCACGCTCAATCCCGCCACTCCGCGCACCCGGCATTGAGCATCCACCACGGCCATCACATCGTCGCTGCGCCCCATGCGGCAAGTGCCCACCGGATGGAAGATGGTGGTGCCCACGTCGCCGGCGGCGCGCTGCAATTGGGCTTGACTTTGATACTGCAGGCCGGGCTTGTATTCCTCGGGACGATAGCGTGCCAGGGCGGGTGAAGCGACGATGCGGCGGGTCAGCCGCAGCGCATCGGCAGCCACCGTCAGGTCGGCTTCGGTGGAGAGATAGTTGGTGGTGATCCTGGGCGCGAGCGCAGGATCGGCCGCGGCCAGGCGCACGTGCCCGCGCGAGGTCGGACGCAGATTGCACACGCTGGCGGTAAAGGCCGGGAAGGCGTGCAGCGGATCGCCGAATTTTTCCAGCGACAGCGGTTGTACGTGGTACTGCAGATTGGCGCTGGCCTGCTGCGCATCGGACTTGGCGAACGCCCCCAGTTGCGAGGGCGCCATCGACATCGGGCCGCTTTGCATGAACAGATATTCCAACCCGATCTTCATCTTGCCCAATAGGGTGGAGGCCATGGCATTGAGCGTGCGGGCACCATCGACCTTGAATACCATGCGCATCTGCAAGTGGTCCTGCAGGTTCTCGCCCACCCCCGGCAGCGCGTGGACGACCGGGATCTGGTGCTGCTGCAACAGCGCCGGATCGGCGATACCCGACA is a window from the Herbaspirillum rubrisubalbicans genome containing:
- a CDS encoding sulfite exporter TauE/SafE family protein gives rise to the protein MLDDLVLCGAAFVAGLIDAVVGGGGLVLVPTLFSVFPNTAPATLLGTNKVAGVMGTSAAAINFARKVAVRWSTVTPAAMAAFACSFFGAYVVTHIPTDLIRKALPFVLIAVALYTLKKKDFGTTHAPTLTGSREMIYAALIGAVIGFYDGVFGPGTGSFLVFLFVRVFSYDFLSASAVSKFVNISTNLAALCWFGYSGHVIWQLGLLMAVFNIGGSLVGTRLAMKHGSVFVRKLFLVVVGALILKSSYDAFLK
- a CDS encoding branched-chain amino acid ABC transporter permease, coding for MNKKLGIAVLLILLLAAPFGIYPVFLMKMLCFALFACAFNLLIGYTGLLSFGHAAFLGWAGYMCGQALKVWGLPTELGLVIGTLTGALIGLVMGLLAIRRQGIYFTMITLALAQMLFFVALQVPFTGGEDGLQGVPRGKLLGVLNLENDMTLYYVVLAIAVAGFALIVRTIHSPFGQVLKAIKENEPRAISLGYDVARYKLLAFVLSAALSGLAGATKTLVLGFETLTDVHWSMSGLVVLMTLVGGLGTIVGPIVGAVIIIMLENKLGDIGTWLASTTNIDWFNTLGDSVTVVTGFIFIVCVLAFRKGIVGEILALTRKGQAKSSH
- a CDS encoding branched-chain amino acid ABC transporter permease, which encodes MELFGIPLQALLSQLLLGLVNGSFYAMLSLGLAVIFGLLNVINFAHGTLYMLGAFLAWMGLTYLGLNYWVMLIVAPILVGLFGILIEKTMLRWLYKLDHLYGLLLTFGITLMIEGIFRSIYGVSGQPYSVPDLLQGATNLGFMVLPNYRAWVVVASLVVCFATWFVIEKTRLGAYLRAGTENPKMVEAFGINVPLMVTLTYGFGVALAAFAGVLAAPVIQVSPLMGSNLIITVFAVVVIGGMGSILGSIITGLLLGLVEGLTRVFYPELSATVVFIIMAIVLMVRPAGLFGKEK
- a CDS encoding ABC transporter substrate-binding protein; amino-acid sequence: MKLKAMALAVTAAAAAFATAPASAQISGDVIKIGFITDISGVYSDIDGQGGAEAIKMAIADMGGAINGKKIELVVADHQNKADVAASKAREWFDQQGVDVLIGGTNSGTALASAKVAAEKKKVYIAVGAGTARLTNEECSPYTMHYAYDTVALAKGTGSAVVKQGGKSWFFLTADYAFGHSLEADTANVVKASGGTVVGSVKHPLGASDFSSFLLQAQSSKAQIIGLANAGGDFINSVKAANEFGITKTAKLAGLLVFINDVHSLTLKNTEGLYLTDSWYWDTNDDTRAFAKRYFAVRKKMPSSLQAADYSAALQYLKIVKEIGTDDSDKVMAALRKAKFNDMYQKNGYLRADGRVVHDMYLYQVKAQSESKYPWDYYKLVQTIPGEQAWTTKAESKCAAWK
- a CDS encoding ABC transporter ATP-binding protein; amino-acid sequence: MSTATMNAAAMTTSTSSAPLVLQISDLQSWYGESHILHNVNLNVHQGEVVTLLGRNGAGRTTTLRSIMGLVGTRKGSIKINGQETIHLATHKIAHYGVGYCPEERGIFSSLSAEENLMLPPFVSKTDRGMSIDEIYEMFPNLKERRNSQGTRLSGGEQQMLAVARILRTGARLLLLDEISEGLAPVIVQALARMITTLKAKGYTIVMVEQNFRFAAPLADRFYVMEHGQIVESFASSQLEAKMQTLNELLGV
- a CDS encoding ABC transporter ATP-binding protein — encoded protein: MTDVILETRNLTKEFKGFTAVSAVNLQIERGHIHALIGPNGAGKTTCFNLLTKFLVPTSGQILFNGRDITMDAPAQIARQGIIRSFQISAVFPHMSVLENVRIGLQRKLGTSFHFWKNGESLKQLDERAMQLLEEVDLTSFARTTTVDLPYGRKRALEIATTLAMEPELMLLDEPTQGMGHEDVDRVTALIKKVSAGRTILMVEHNMSVISGICDRISVLQRGALLAEGSYEEVSRNPQVMEAYMGSTSGELQGAH
- a CDS encoding GMC family oxidoreductase, producing MQSAGQYDYIIIGAGTAGCVMANRLSRKTGKSVLLIEAGGRDDYLWIHIPVGYLYCINNPRTDWMFRTEADAGLNGRSLIYPRGKVLGGCSSINGMIYMRGQARDYDHWAEVCGDDSWRWQNVLPWFRKSEDYHLGSSEFHGAGGEWRVEKQRLRWDILDAFRDAAAENGIAKVEDFNQGDNEGCSYFDVNQKRGVRWNASKAFLRPAMKDGNLTIMTGSHVSRLRMEQGEGGPVCTGVEFTGGGSQWFAQAKETILCAGAIGSPHILQMSGIADPALLQQHQIPVVHALPGVGENLQDHLQMRMVFKVDGARTLNAMASTLLGKMKIGLEYLFMQSGPMSMAPSQLGAFAKSDAQQASANLQYHVQPLSLEKFGDPLHAFPAFTASVCNLRPTSRGHVRLAAADPALAPRITTNYLSTEADLTVAADALRLTRRIVASPALARYRPEEYKPGLQYQSQAQLQRAAGDVGTTIFHPVGTCRMGRSDDVMAVVDAQCRVRGVAGLSVADASVMPSITSGNTNSPTVMIAEKVASSLLSRA